The DNA sequence CTCTGACCGTCCTGTACCTGCTCGTGACAGCGGTCGGAGCCCTGCTCCTCTTCCGGTACCTCCACCCGGGAAGTCCCCTGGTGAAGGGAACCTTGTCCCGGAAGGGCGGAGCCCAACACAACTCAGGCCGGGCGGCAGATTCAACGCAAGAAGTCGTTGGTCTGGAGCCTGCACCTGCTGCGGCTGAAGCGCCGATGAGCGCCGGCGAGAGACTGCGGCAGGGAAAATAGACTGACCCGGGGCCACCCCGCGGGTCCGAGGGACTCTACCTTCGGGGCACCCCTGGGCCGCCCGTTGTCAACGTATTACACTGCAGACTGCCTGCCCGGCATCGAACGGCGGGCAGGCAGTCTTGCGGGTGGACGGACTGGGGCGTGGACAGCCGTCCGGCCAGCCGGTCCTCTACAGAATGGTTACGCCGGGCGGAATAGTCGCGCCGGCGGGCGTGGGTGGAAGCCGGAAGCGCACCACCCGCGTCGCCTTATGAGCGTGTCTCTTCCGGTGTACGCCGGAAGATCCAGTGCCGGTACAGGAAGTAATTCCACGCCGTCGTAAGGATCGTGGCAGCTGTCTTGCCGATGACGTAGGTCCAGCCGACGGCGTCAAACCCAGTGACGATGAGATCGCTGATCACGATGTTGACGATGACCAACAGGATGTACTTCAGGGCGCTGATGCTGCCACTGTTGTTGGCGCGGAACGTGAACAGGCGCTGCAGGAGGAAGTTGAAGACCAGGCTCACGATAAACGCGATGGGAGTCGCTATCCACAGCGGGACATCGAAAATTTCGTGGAGGATGGCCAGCAGCCCGAGGTCCAGGGCAAACGAAACGCCGCCAACGAGCAGGAACCTGACCACCGGGTGCCGGTAGAGCCCCATGACCATCCCCGGAACAGCTGGAGCAGCTTCGACGGGGGTTTCCGGTGATGAAGACGTGCCTGACGGCGGTGTTGGCATGGGTGGGTGATCCTCTCATGGTTGCGGAGTGTTCAGCCTCTGCACAGCCCGCCTCCAAGTATCCTTAAAGCTATCATGCCGTATTCCACTCGCTCCTTGCCCATGCCCAAAATCAGGACTGCCGGCCCGCGCCGCATCCCGCCGTCGCCCCTCCGGGTCCTCATCGTTGCTTGGCTGATTTTCGGCTCCATTGGCAGCGTCTGGAGCTTCGCGTCCCCCCTGATGTCCGTCCCTGACGAACCCGCGCACGCCATCAAGGCCGCTGCGGTGGCCAGAGGGCAACTTATGGGTACGGGATCGGGAGTGCAGGGCGATCCGTTGGTTGTCCAGGTCCCGGGATACATTGCGAACCTGAATGTCCGCAGTTGCTTTGCCCAGCACTCGAACATCACCGCGGACTGCGCCAAGCCGGTTGACGCAACGGACCGCGGCTGGACCGCAGGAAAGACGTCCGCCGGAAACTACAATCCTGTCTATTACGCGATCGTCGGCATGGGAAGCCGGGGCCTCAGTGGTGAGCCGGCAATCTACGCCATGAGAATCATCAGCAGCTGGCTCGTCGGATTCTTCCTGGCAGCAATCTTCACGGCCGCCTTCTCGCTTCGCCACTTCAGGCGGCCCGTCATCGCCGCCGCTGTTGCCCTGACGCCGGCGGTGTTCTTCCTCTCCGGTTCCATTAACCCCAATGCTCTGGAAATAGCAACCACCGGCGCCGTTTTCCTCAGCCTGTGCGCCGTCTTTGAACAGGTGGCTGGCAGGACATCACTGCAACGGCTCCCGCTGGTTCTCCTTACCCTGTCCGCATCGCTCCTGGCGCACACCCGTCCGCTTTCTCTGCTGTGGCTGGCGCTTGCTGCGATCGCAGCCGTGCTGTGCTACGGCTTCGGGACGCTTATGAAGACCCTGGCCCAGCGCGGCTTCCAGATCGCCATGGGCATCATTGCGTTGTCGTGCGTGTTCGCTCTGTGGTGGGTCTTCGCCGCCAGGAGCTTTGACAGCCTTCTTGCGGGCGCACCGATGCGGGCAGAAGATGCGGCCGTCGCCATGCTGGATAAGACGGTGTTCTTCATGGTCGAGTACGTCGGTGTCCTCGGCTGGATCGACACCATGCCCCCGCCGGGCACCCTTTACACCTGGGTACTCGGATTCGGCGCCCTGCTGTTTCTCGCCTACACAGCCCGCCCCGTGCGCGGCCGCTGGGTCATGGCCCTGCTCACGGTCACAGTCATCGCCGTGCCCACCGCGCTCCAGGCAAGTTCGAGTGAGAAGCTCGGCTGGATCTGGCAGGGCCGCTACGCACTCGCCATGGTGGTGACCTTGATTCTGGCAGCCGGGGTAACCACGCGGTTCCGCCAGTTCCGGATCACACCGTGGACCAAGTCCATGATCCGCTGGGGCCTGGTCCTGGGCGTCCTCGCCCACACGTACATCTTCCTGGAGGGACTGCGGCGCTACACCATCGGCATTCAGGATCACGTCAACTGGACTGAAATGTTTGATCCCCGCTGGCAGCCGCCGCTGACCTGGCAGGGCCTCGCCGTCATTTACATCGCACTTCTGGCAGCCGGTGCCGTGTGCCTGTACCGCCTGCTCACGGTGAAACCTGCAGGGGCCAGCCTGCCGAGTGCACATGCAGTATCCGCCGGGGACCGGGCCTAAGCCCCACCTGGAACGT is a window from the Arthrobacter sp. NicSoilC5 genome containing:
- a CDS encoding GtrA family protein — protein: MPTPPSGTSSSPETPVEAAPAVPGMVMGLYRHPVVRFLLVGGVSFALDLGLLAILHEIFDVPLWIATPIAFIVSLVFNFLLQRLFTFRANNSGSISALKYILLVIVNIVISDLIVTGFDAVGWTYVIGKTAATILTTAWNYFLYRHWIFRRTPEETRS
- a CDS encoding DUF2142 domain-containing protein; translated protein: MPYSTRSLPMPKIRTAGPRRIPPSPLRVLIVAWLIFGSIGSVWSFASPLMSVPDEPAHAIKAAAVARGQLMGTGSGVQGDPLVVQVPGYIANLNVRSCFAQHSNITADCAKPVDATDRGWTAGKTSAGNYNPVYYAIVGMGSRGLSGEPAIYAMRIISSWLVGFFLAAIFTAAFSLRHFRRPVIAAAVALTPAVFFLSGSINPNALEIATTGAVFLSLCAVFEQVAGRTSLQRLPLVLLTLSASLLAHTRPLSLLWLALAAIAAVLCYGFGTLMKTLAQRGFQIAMGIIALSCVFALWWVFAARSFDSLLAGAPMRAEDAAVAMLDKTVFFMVEYVGVLGWIDTMPPPGTLYTWVLGFGALLFLAYTARPVRGRWVMALLTVTVIAVPTALQASSSEKLGWIWQGRYALAMVVTLILAAGVTTRFRQFRITPWTKSMIRWGLVLGVLAHTYIFLEGLRRYTIGIQDHVNWTEMFDPRWQPPLTWQGLAVIYIALLAAGAVCLYRLLTVKPAGASLPSAHAVSAGDRA